The Montipora capricornis isolate CH-2021 chromosome 3, ASM3666992v2, whole genome shotgun sequence genome includes the window attattgtaaagatCGTGGTAAATGTAAAGTAGTTGAACGTAATATTTTGTCTAGTCTTGCTGCTCATCTTAAAAGTCATATTGATTCTGGTcgtctttctttccttcctgtATACCTTTCTACTCTGTCTCGTCTTCGTGCTATGGATGTTGAGGTTGCTCGTGGTGCTCAAGTTCGTGCCCGGGCGAGGTGGGTGGAGGAGGGTGAGTCCTCCTCTGCTTACTTCTTCCGGCTCGAAAAGAAAAACGGCACTGGCCGTAATATCTCGGCGCTGAGAGCTAGTGATGGTACTTTGGTTACGGATAAGGATGGGTTGTGTGATGTTTTTCGTTCTTTCTATTCGGATCTTTTCTCTGCTGCTCTTTGTGACTCCAATGCTCGTGCTGAGCTTTTTTCTAACATTTCTTCGCCGGGTTCTTCCTTTTGATGATAGTGAGGTGTGCGAAGGTCTTCTCAGCCAGGAGGAGTGTTTTGCGGCTCTTCAGGGCATGGCCCGTGGTAAAGCTCCTGGTTGTGATGGCCTTCCCATGgaattctatttaaaattttggcatgTTTTAAGTTTTGATTTAGTTTGTGTTTTGAATTCTGCGTTTGGGTTGGGTTCGTTGTCTCGCTCTCAGCGCCGGGGTATCATTACTTTATCATTTAAGAAAGGGGATCGTCTTGATCCCaaaaactggcgtccaatctccctgTTGAATGTCGATTACAAAATTGCTTCTCGTTCTATTGCTGCTCGTCTTCTTAAGGTTATTCATTTGGTTGTTGATAAAGATCAGTCTTGTGGTGTTCCTGACcgttttattggtgaaaatgttgcttttcttcGTGATGTTGTTGATTTTTGCTCTTCTTCTGGTGCTCCTGctgctcttctttctcttgatcAAGAAAAGGCATTCGACAGGGTTGATTGGACGTTCCTTCGTTCTACCTTATAGGCTATGGGTTTTGGGCAGTCGTTTGTTGGGtgggttaatttattttacaataatgtgAGTAGTTGTGTTAATGTTAATGGTtatatttcaaattcttttaAGTTATCTCGTGGGGTGAGGCAGGGATGTCCCCTGTCCCCCCTCCTTTATGTTTTAGTTGCCGAGGTACTTGCTTGTAATATTCGTTCCAGTGGTttaatttctggtttgtctcttcctgGTTCATCGTCTTCTTTGCCTGTTGTTTCTgcctatgctgatgacactacgctggttgtttcttctgttcctgGTATTTTGGCTGTCTTTGATGTTTATTCTTTGTACGAGAAGGAGTCTGGGGCTAAATTAAATTATGGTAAATGCGAAGGTTTGTGGTTGGGTGGTTGGAGTGGGCGCACTGACTCACCGGTTAACATTACTTGGTCGTCGGTGAAGGTGTTGGGGGTTGTTCTGGGTCCGGGCAATCTGGAGGAGGACAATTGGAGGCCGCGTATCACCGCGGTGGAAAATGCTTTGAACTCTTGGCTTCAGCGATCGTTATCTTATTAGGGCAAGGCACTTGTTATCAATGCCTTGGCCCTTTCCCGTGTGTGGTACGTGGCCTCTCTTATCCATGTTCCCCGGTGGGTCAGTGTTGAATTAAATACgttaatttttaaatgtttctgAAGCGGTAAGCGGGATTTGGTCGCTCGTCGTGTTGTGGTTCAGCCTTCTTGtttgggtgggttttctgtcgTGGATTTTCGGTGTAAGGTTATGGCTCTTCATGTTCAGTGGGTTCGtcgttttgtttcttctccgTCTTCTTGGGTCTCTTTCATGGTTTTTTGGTATTCTTCCCGGCTTGCCGCTCCTGCGCATCTTGTTTTTTCTGCTCCGCTTTGTTTTTCTCCGGATTCTCTTCCTCCGTTTTATCGTTCTCTGTTGACTGCTTGGCGGGCGTGTAAAGGATCCCTTACGGCGTCTTCTTTGGATATTGGTTCGGGTATTGATTTTTGTCCTGTTTCTACTATGTCTACGAAGTctgcttatttgtttcttttgtccgaGAATGCTGTCTCTCCTCATTGTGAGGAGAAGTTCTTTACTTTGTTTGGTTCTCTTTATTGGTCTTCTACTTGtcgtcagcttttcttttttgatttggatCGTCCTGTTATTGATTTATGTTGGAAAGTCTCACATGAGGTCCTTTACACGGCCGAGAGGCTTGCTGGTTTTGGTTATGCTCTTTCTACTGCTTCTTTTTGTTCTGCTCCTGTCGAGTCTCTTTGTCATTTGTTCTTTCACTGTCCTCTGGCTGTCAGTGTTCTGTCGTGGCTTCAATCACTTATGTTCTTGGCTTCTCCTCTTTGTCCTTCTATCTTGGTTCGTCATGCGCTTTTTGGTTTCTCGGCTGATGAGTTGTCTGTGGTTCCTCGGGTTTTTGAATGTTGAATGTCTGCTAGTTTTGTATTTGGGGGGCTCggaatgattttcgttttaggGGTGTTCGTCCCTCGGCTGTTGATGTTATGGAGCGTGTGAAGTCTCGGGTTCGGTTTAATCTCCCTTTGTTTTTCCGTCGTTTCCGGGCTGACCGCAGTCGTCGTTATTTTGTCCGTCAGTGGGGTGCTCGTGGTGTGGTGGCTTCGTTTCAAAATGATGCTCTGGTTGTTCATATTTAAGTTCTGGTTTTGGGCTGTGTTTGCGTGCCCTGGCCGTTTTTCTGGGGTGAACCAACGTCTTGGCGTTGGGTGAGTCTGTTGACGGGTGGCCTTTTATTGGTCACTTTTCACCCTTGTGCTGGGTCGTGCTCGTTTTGGTTTGTCTAGTTGTTTTTGAGTCTTTTTTCTCGTTTTGTCGAATTGTCATTTAGGAGTGTAAGTCAGGCGAGGCATCTCCTAGATGCAATTCTTCGATTTGtctgtttgtcttttgttaaTTGTTGGTAGGGgcagggttcgattccccggcgaagttggcgtgttggtgcacccccgtttgagaTGAACCGTTGTGTTTGACGGATTCGTCGTTATGTCTGgcggccattgcactcaccctaccggggggccaGCCACTCGCCTTAAACACAAAAAACATTGCTAAGAAAATTGGACTTGACAATTGACCCGGTTACCAATCAGAGACGCAGTAGGGCGAAGGTAAGGGAACTGCTTCAAATGAGGGAATGTGAGAAGATCAAAGACACTTGCTATCAAGGTTTATTTGTTCGAGATGCTCTTGCTGAGACATTTTGGTGAGAGAAAGAAACTGGTATCATCAAGTCAGCAGACCTAAACTGGGTTTTAAGTTTATTCATCTATCATACAGTAATTCTACCAAAGTAGATGTACCGATAACAGTGATTACACTTCATGAAAGAAGTGTGTTGAGTTATGACATGTAGGAATCACAGAGGATGTAAGATGAGGCACAAGGATTTtcagaaaatttgtttcattataTGTAAGCTATTAATTTTGATAGGTAGGAAGACTTGTTATCATGTGAAATGATATGGATGCAACTGGGTGGCAATGAAATTTCACTCCTAGCTGTCTAAACAATTGGCTGTAAGAAATAGTTCTTGATAACCCCTCCTGTATCACAACCTTCACTTTTACTTTCTCACTTTTAAAAGTGGACAAAGAGAATTTGTAATCAGGGTCATGAACCAAGGCACTAGCCTCGGTAGAAAGTTTAAATTTCTGTAGTTTTGTGTGGTTCCTGTTAGTTTAGGAGACTCTCTTTTATGAATAAAAACATATATGAGAGTTTTTTTTCCCTGATATTGCATCTGAGAAAAATAATCACCTTAATACAAATCATCAGACTTGTCAAATGATTTTATTATGCAACTGAAGGTTATAACACAACAATACTACCAAACTTACAGTGATTACCAGCTGCAGGGAAACGTAAAGCTGTAAAAACTGACATAACGTTTCCTTTCTTGGCCCTTGGACTACAAggcggccaatttacattatcaactccgttgataaaaccaaattcttggACTACAAGGCCTATCTATTTCTTAGTAATACTAATTTCAACTACATAACTTGTTTGGTCACTTTTCAttttaacaataataaacatTTACATGGTTCATTTTGAAGTTTTGGTTAAGCGTTTGAATCAAAAGAACCTTTATGAGCATAGAAATTCCGCTGCTGGAAGTCAGAATTCAGTACAACATAATTTTTGTCATTCCTTTCAGAAATCCTCTTAGGCTGCGTTCCTTTGGGAAGATCCGGATCAGGATTTATGATCCAAGATCGCTCGGATCATGGCGTACCAAAGGAACGAAACTTTGGTTCGTAGGATCCGTTACCATGACAATAGGCGCGAAATTGCCGAGCGCGTGTCAGCGGACTGCAAAAGCGCGCAAAAGcactaaatttgaaaataaaaacaacatggCCGCTGCGTGTGGTGCAGCTGTTGTCTCATTGTTAGAGGAACTACTTGCTGATAATTCAGTGCTAGAAGAAGCGAGCAGTTGTGAAGATGATGAATTTCTATTTTTCCTGTTGATAGACagtaaggaaagaaaaagcCTTGTCCGTAATGATAATTACTTCGAACGCATTATACCACTCTACAGTGTTTCAGATTTTCGAAGTCATTTTCGGATGTCAAGAACTACAGTCAGCTGTTTGGAACGCCTTTTAGCTGCTTGCCCAGATCTGCCCCATGAACAAAGGAATGGAGGAAGACCTGTCATCGACTTAGAGAAGCAGGTATTGATTACGATGTGGATACTTGGTAACCCTGAGTGTCTGCGATCAGTGGCCGATCGATTTAACGTCACAAAATCGAGTGCATTTTGTGTTTATCGTAGAATCTGTGAAGCGATTGCCAACAATCTCTCCGGCCAGCTAATCAATCAGTACATTAATCGTAAAGGGTTTCACTCGCTGCAGTTACAAGTAATCTGCGATATGGACATGCAATTCACTGATGTGTTTTGTGGTTATCCTAGGTCTGTCCATGATGCGAGGGTGTTTAGAAATTCACCCTTTTTCCAAGATGCTGAAGCAAATCCAGACAACTTGTTTCCAAGAAATACCCATCTGCTTGGCGACTCGGCTTACCCTTTGAAGAGGTGGGTGCTTACCCCATTTCGTGACAATGGTCGTCTTACTAGACAGAAGAGATATAACTTTGTTCATAGCTCTACCCGAATGGTAGTGGAAAGATCCCTTGGCCTTTTAAAGGGTAGATTTAGGAAACTGAAAACACAAATGGAGGTTGATAAGATTGAGGATGCTCCTGTCATAATTGTGGCTGCCTGTGTGTTGCACAACGTTTGCCTGATGGACGATGAAGATGACATTGAAGACTTTATAGACggtaacaatgatgatgatgatgatgatgatgatgacgatgacgatgacgacgatgatgctCCACCATGTGCAAATGGTGAAGATAAGAGGAATCAAATAATGAGAAACTTACCTTGATTATGTTGATTATTCATATATGTAGTAACTGTGTGCTTTAAGATAGTGTTCTTGGGAAATAGgacataaaataaataagttgCTCAAGAATTGCAGGCAGTGAAATATATATGCTCAATATTCCGTCCTGAGCTAATGTTAGTAGTGTAATTTTATCTGTAATTCAAGGCAAATGTTTCAagcaaagaagttaaaaaaattgaaacttttCTTGCAGATGACAAggtagcctgcttgcaggcggtagttgttgtgtcgccacgaaacactatcagacgccatattggaagagcgtgggataggtctgggccccgtgacaaaacgacggggtgGGGGGTGGGAAGAGCGGAGAGAAAACCGCCTGCCCGAAAACCAGCCTTTTCTCGGTAGCTGCCCACTTTCTTTTGAGCTTCCGGTTGCATGTCACGCCACAATAATTGACAAATAAGTAAGAGACTGTAATAAGGCTGTCAATCACTGAAGCGTGtagctgtaaacaaacttgctcTGGTCAACTAAAAAAGCCgtaagaaatgtaagcaaaccGGCAGAAACTGCAGCAAACGGTAAGTGTAGGTTTTTCCCATTGCAATTTCTTGTTTAATACGGAATAcgaaaagtttgaaaattttgCAGCGAGAAAACAGTGGGCAATATTCCTGTCGGTGCACTTTGCGATCAGCTGCGGCTTTGATTTACGGTTTTGATTTACAGTGAAGCAATGCATTTTATGAAAtctaacttgacgtttcgtatgtggcaacatacattttcaaaagtaaccttcATTATATGAAAAACATTtatatttcaaaacaaattgagaGCGATCTGTAATAAAGTGACAATTAGCATTTAAGGTCGGATTCAATTCTTGTGTAAACAAGGTTTCGTTTGCAGTGGTAATCAGTTTTCCCAGACGcgagaatttcaaaatgatcccactttaTGTTATGTCCAGTAGTCATAATATGATCAGCAATATCTGATGTGTGTTCATGCTTGGAGAGCGCTTCAAAATGTTCAGCTTTTCTATCCTGCAGTCGGTGCTtcgttttgccgatgtagaagtCATCGCAATCCCAACAACTTGCCTTGTAAACAACTTTCGATCTGTGGGAAcgtgttacgagttcgtgtgttttgaggaaaggtagtttgcagactaaactgaacgcagggttgtcggaacaacaacaagaagatttattccaaaaatgaacgtagtttccacgaagtaaaactctgaacaacacgtattcgacaaacttacacggcctccgccaacttgaataaacactgcttctgtcacacttgactaaacacggccaacgccaactctcttcgcttgtgaaaaactagttagaaaaacactccgcttggactcgtctacttatatactcggacaataaacttctagaactttctaaaatagtaatgaatctaattatagaaagattacaaaacacaccgatttagaaacgcttacacacgaacctaaatataaacaaactacgaactctcgcgaagcttctagacagtgacgctagtcacgcaatactatttttcgtaacataaccccctcttgagaagaaatttcctaaatttctactaacaacgaaaaattagttagatagtaccaactgaggaggcagtccagtgtctcttaagttattcctctactctgcttagataatctgctcctacattctcagatcccttgatagcctcaactctgaagttgtaactctgaagaaacatagcccaacgcattaggcgtccgttagcaaacttcgcactgttcatgtacttcagtggctcgtgatctgtttgtagcacaaagggaactccatacagataaagatgaaacctcttgaatccccacacaatggctaaacactctttctcgatggttgaataattgcgctctgcacttgacaatttcttacttgcgtagcaaacggggaatagcttgccatcatgtttctgcattaatacagcgccaataccactgtcggaggcatcagtctgcagaaagtaggttttccttgaatctggcagtcgaaggactggttcctttgttaggagggccttgatactctgataggctttctcctgtgcctcaccccattcaactttgttaggttggcctttacgcgtgaggtctgacagcggggctgctagtgctgcgaagttagggataaaatctctgtaatatccagccaaacccataaacgatcttatctgcttcttagtagttggtcttggagcgtctctaatcttcgtcacgttgtcttcatgaagaccaattaacccttcctccaaacgatgaccaagaaaatcaacggtgttgactccaaaaagacatttagtcggtcttatggtcattccagcagctaataatcttctaaacaactctcggagcgccttgatgtgctcttcccacgtacgggtgtgaaccaaaatgtcatcccaataaaattcaacgttgtccagtccacgcaataacttcttcatagctctctttaaggtcgctgcggagttgatcataccaaacggcatcttgaggaattcatacgatccgtcaggcgtcacgaaagcggtcttcggtatatcctcctcaggaatagaaatttgccagtagcccttgctgagatcaattctggtaaaatacttgtcatcattcaacttctgaaacaaatgctcagcagttggcataggctccggatcaaacacggttaacttgttcagtttacgatagtccacgcacacacgatttgagttgtcttttttcttaacaactacaacaggcgaagcatagggcgaacttgattctcttatgactcccatcttcatcatgtctgtaatatccttcttcagcgattctcttaagctatacggtactgggtatggtcttgatctaactggttggtctgatgtaagcttgatatgatgctgagccagacttgttgtgcctggggcttctgtgaataagctttgaaactcatttgcaagatccatgaactctgctctttgctcatgagaaaggttatctcctatggtcacatcattgactgactctttcgcgacataaccgccaatctccagaaaatcaatactatccacagggtcaacttcttctacttcactctcaacatgctcgttcttacaaatgttagcgttcgttccaaaagcaactgctccaacggaaacaggatcctctcgctcaaaatacttcttcagtagattagcatggtaaactctctcttttcctttgactctcactctataatcattgagaccaactatagcactaacctcaaatggacctttccactgcattaggagcttgttgtggtcggtcggtagcagcactaacactttatctccaggtacaaacttcctgactttagtctttcggtcgtaataatgcttgcctttgttctgggccttctgaagctcggtgtgcgccagcttgagggtatcttcaagcttctcacGCAGCtcgaacacatactgatagctgttctttacttcaggctcctccaactctttcgtccaaagctctttgagaataaacatcggtcctctgacagctcttccatacagcaactcaaacggcgaaaaaccagtagactcctggggaacttcacgatacgcaaacagcaacgggttaatatagcgatgccactgccttggctgttcactgcacaatctctttaacatgctcttcattgttccattaaacttttccgtcaggccattacacataggatgatatggagtcgtggtgagctgtttaatgctcaaaagccgcgtcacttccttcatacactcagagacgaactgcgtaccaaggtcgctcaagatctcttcaggcactcccaaacgactaaagatatccaccaacgcttctgccacagtctcagtatcaatgttcttcaacgggacagcttcaggataacgagttgcaaagtcgaccaatgtcaatatatatctatgaccgtcctcactcgggggaacaataggtccaaccaggtcgattgctactctcttaaacggcttgtcaattaatggcatcttctctaggggaaccttcggtacggaacccttgttaactgtcttctgacatacatcgcaggacttgcaataacgagtcacgtccccttgaatgcctggccaatagaacgcgctttgaatcttatcagtcgttttctttattcccatgtgacctcccatgatcgatccgtgcgctagttccattattcgacttctcagctgcacaggaaccataacctgcttcaggggtttacctccgttcacataagggtgcttgtaggcgcggtacagaactccacctttcacttcaaatgaaatctcagcctggcctctcacaactacgtcatctttctcccaaaatttctgtagactctcgtcatcacgctgcatttgcttgagcttttctctatcaactacaggactttctttggtatctggtaccttcaacggaatatgttctccagctttcttaacttgacttctcgtggttacagcacaagcttcttgtacaggaacttgccagcttgggtctgggtcgtcagcagctcttgcgcctggtacattaccgataattaaatcataaacagcatcgggaagacattGCGCTTCCAcctggcccttgagataaggtgtatcaacatcaatctttgcgatgggaactttccttgccgtattgtcaatgagcagcataacattaaattcgccagtaaactgatcctcagacacaaggtccctctttactacaattccactacaaccagtatctctcaggacatcaacaggcttctctccaactctacctttcacgacaggcattttacttctcactccagtcaacggttcaacacaagcactactcaacaatggaatcttcttaccacaggctaacagcagcttatcatctttaatacaggccttaacttcttcatcagtaggtttatcctcaggtggttgaactaaacaactggcactcacttgaccacgctgcacagggttaccatccttactttgtgctcctgatctgcgtccacctgatcga containing:
- the LOC138041529 gene encoding putative nuclease HARBI1; this translates as MSRTTVSCLERLLAACPDLPHEQRNGGRPVIDLEKQVLITMWILGNPECLRSVADRFNVTKSSAFCVYRRICEAIANNLSGQLINQYINRKGFHSLQLQVICDMDMQFTDVFCGYPRSVHDARVFRNSPFFQDAEANPDNLFPRNTHLLGDSAYPLKRWVLTPFRDNGRLTRQKRYNFVHSSTRMVVERSLGLLKGRFRKLKTQMEVDKIEDAPVIIVAACVLHNVCLMDDEDDIEDFIDGNNDDDDDDDDDDDDDDDDAPPCANGEDKRNQIMRNLP